In one Dasypus novemcinctus isolate mDasNov1 chromosome 25, mDasNov1.1.hap2, whole genome shotgun sequence genomic region, the following are encoded:
- the SF3B6 gene encoding splicing factor 3B subunit 6, whose protein sequence is MAMQAAKRANIRLPPEVNRILYIRNLPYKITAEEMYDIFGKYGPIRQIRVGNTPETRGTAYVVYEDIFDAKNACDHLSGFNVCNRYLVVLYYNANRAFQKMDTKKKEEQLKLLKEKYGINTDPPK, encoded by the exons ATGGCGATGCAAGCGGCCAAGAGGGCGAAC ATCCGCCTGCCGCCTGAGGTAAATCGGATTTTGTATATAAGAAATTTGCCATACAAAATCACAGCTGAAGAAATGTACGATATATTTGGGAAGTATGGACCTATCCGTCAAATCAGAGT AGGGAACACACCTGAAACTAGAGGAACAGCTTACGTGGTCTATGAAGACATCTTTGATGCCAAGAATGCCTGTGATCACCTCTCGGGATTCAACGTCTGTAACCGCTACCTCGTGGTTTTGTACTATAACGCCAACAGA GCATTTCAGAAGATGGACACAAAAAAGAAGGAGGAACAGTTGAAGCTTCTCAAGGAGAAATATGGCATCA